In Arachis hypogaea cultivar Tifrunner chromosome 2, arahy.Tifrunner.gnm2.J5K5, whole genome shotgun sequence, a genomic segment contains:
- the LOC112722466 gene encoding putative disease resistance RPP13-like protein 1, with product MAGALVGGAFLSGFINVVFDRLLTTDAVNLVLSKKLGPDLVERLKTALLGAEGLVADAEMKQFSNPSVRKWLDSLRDVVYCAEDLLDAVLLKATTQKNASSSWSLSFFSNRDRDDIVDKMEWVVRRIENLRKQKDFLGLEKIPTGSSSWRTPTNSLVRGNVYGREDDKKALIKMLNDNNEHHLSVIAIVGIGGVGKTTLAQWLYNNQEEFMKGFDLKAWVYVSDKFEVVETTRNVIKQLHGGTCSIDDFNSLQNALKDELSKKKFFLVHDDVWSDDGDKWSNFMTPFQYGKKGSIVLLTTRGKNVALAVQNCRPYFLKGLSEDYCWSVFANNASFSESNGSVALEEIGRKIVKKCDGLPLAAETLGCLLRTKHDVEEYSLFARNSSSFNH from the coding sequence ATGGCTGGTGCACTTGTTGGTGGAGCTTTCCTCTCTGGCTTCATTAACGTTGTCTTTGACAGGCTCCTTACAACTGATGCTGTCAACTTGGTCTTGAGCAAGAAACTTGGTCCTGACTTGGTTGAAAGGCTGAAGACTGCTCTGTTGGGTGCTGAAGGACTTGTTGCTGATGCTGAGATGAAGCAGTTCAGTAATCCATCTGTGAGGAAGTGGCTCGATAGTCTCCGCGATGTTGTTTACTGTGCTGAGGACTTGCTGGATGCTGTCCTCCTCAAAGCCACCACTCAAAAAAATGCAAGTTCTTCCTGGTCCCTTAGCTTCTTCAGCAACCGAGATAGAGATGACATAGTAGACAAGATGGAATGGGTGGTTAGAAGAATTGAGAATCttagaaaacaaaaagatttCCTTGGTCTTGAAAAGATTCCCACTGGTAGCTCATCATGGAGGACTCCAACCAATTCTCTTGTGAGAGGGAATGTGTATGGCAGGGAGGATGACAAGAAGGCCTTAATCAAGATGCTGAATGACAACAATGAGCATCACCTGTCTGTGATAGCTATTGTTGGCATAGGTGGGGTTGGTAAAACAACTTTAGCCCAATGGCTGTACAACAATCAGGAGGAGTTCATGAAGGGATTTGATCTGAAAGCATGGGTTTACGTTTCAGACAAGTTTGAAGTTGTTGAGACTACAAGGAATGTCATAAAGCAGCTCCATGGAGGTACTTGTAGTATCGATGATTTCAATTCACTTCAAAATGCTTTGAAAGATGAATTGTCCAAGAAGAAGTTCTTTCTTGTTCATGATGATGTTTGGAGTGATGATGGTGACAAATGGAGTAATTTTATGACCCCTTTCCAATATGGGAAGAAAGGTAGTATTGTTCTTCTGACTACTCGCGGGAAAAATGTTGCTCTAGCAGTTCAGAACTGTCGCCCTTATTTTCTGAAAGGGTTGTCAGAAGACTATTGTTGGTCAGTGTTTGCTAACAATGCATCTTTTTCAGAATCAAATGGGAGTGTAGCACTTGAAGAAATAGGCAGAAAGATTGTCAAGAAGTGTGATGGCTTGCCATTAGCTGCAGAAACACTTGGTTGCTTGTTACGTACAAAGCATGATGTTGAGGAATATTCCCTTTTTGCCCGAAATTCCTCCTCCTTTAATCATTGA